The following proteins are encoded in a genomic region of Arachis stenosperma cultivar V10309 chromosome 4, arast.V10309.gnm1.PFL2, whole genome shotgun sequence:
- the LOC130976569 gene encoding protein FAR-RED ELONGATED HYPOCOTYL 1-like isoform X1 has product MEETEESPSQMNRLQVDGMYGISFAEFNKKRKLQSDQLDLVRPKHKCWVGSFCSEHASMSDENQVLESVHNQMVKIRTDAAFLDERSEPESAKDSNSFMEDSDTAISVNKEAKLDADTYLYENYAGHAYSEDGKDGAELAIEEEFEDFLLSNGVDPNMYVLSSGRRNVNREAQSSTRPPTIDQEFEEYFSMLML; this is encoded by the exons ACTCCAGGTGGACGGAATGTATGGTATCAGTTTTGCTGAGtttaacaagaaaagaaaacttcAGAGTGATCAATTGGATCTAGTTAGACCAAAACATAAATGCTGGGTTGGGAGCTTCTGTTCCGAACATGCTTCAATGTCTGATGAAAATCAAGTTTTAGAGAGTGTGCACAACCAGATGGTCAAGATTCGAACAGATGCAGCATTCCTTGATGAAAGGTCTGAACCTGAATCCGCAAAAGACAGCAATAGTTTTATGGAGGATTCTGATACTGCCATATCTGTGAATAAAGAAGCCAAACTCGATGCGGACACTTACCTATATG AAAACTATGCAGGCCATGCGTACTCGGAAGATGGTAAAGATGGCGcagagcttgccatagaagaagaattcgaagaTTTTCTTTTGTCTAATGGAGTGGATCCCAACATGTATGTCCTTTCATCTGGAAGGCGGAATGTCAACCGAG AAGCTCAATCAAGCACAAGGCCACCAACAATTGATCAAGAATTTGAGGAGTACTTTTCCATGCTTATGCTTTAG
- the LOC130976569 gene encoding protein FAR-RED ELONGATED HYPOCOTYL 1-like isoform X2, with protein sequence MEETEESPSQMNRLQVDGMYGISFAEFNKKRKLQSDQLDLVRPKHKCWVGSFCSEHASMSDENQVLESVHNQMVKIRTDAAFLDERSEPESAKDSNSFMEDSDTAISVNKEAKLDADTYLYGHAYSEDGKDGAELAIEEEFEDFLLSNGVDPNMYVLSSGRRNVNREAQSSTRPPTIDQEFEEYFSMLML encoded by the exons ACTCCAGGTGGACGGAATGTATGGTATCAGTTTTGCTGAGtttaacaagaaaagaaaacttcAGAGTGATCAATTGGATCTAGTTAGACCAAAACATAAATGCTGGGTTGGGAGCTTCTGTTCCGAACATGCTTCAATGTCTGATGAAAATCAAGTTTTAGAGAGTGTGCACAACCAGATGGTCAAGATTCGAACAGATGCAGCATTCCTTGATGAAAGGTCTGAACCTGAATCCGCAAAAGACAGCAATAGTTTTATGGAGGATTCTGATACTGCCATATCTGTGAATAAAGAAGCCAAACTCGATGCGGACACTTACCTATATG GCCATGCGTACTCGGAAGATGGTAAAGATGGCGcagagcttgccatagaagaagaattcgaagaTTTTCTTTTGTCTAATGGAGTGGATCCCAACATGTATGTCCTTTCATCTGGAAGGCGGAATGTCAACCGAG AAGCTCAATCAAGCACAAGGCCACCAACAATTGATCAAGAATTTGAGGAGTACTTTTCCATGCTTATGCTTTAG
- the LOC130976569 gene encoding protein FAR-RED ELONGATED HYPOCOTYL 1-like isoform X3, producing MYGISFAEFNKKRKLQSDQLDLVRPKHKCWVGSFCSEHASMSDENQVLESVHNQMVKIRTDAAFLDERSEPESAKDSNSFMEDSDTAISVNKEAKLDADTYLYENYAGHAYSEDGKDGAELAIEEEFEDFLLSNGVDPNMYVLSSGRRNVNREAQSSTRPPTIDQEFEEYFSMLML from the exons ATGTATGGTATCAGTTTTGCTGAGtttaacaagaaaagaaaacttcAGAGTGATCAATTGGATCTAGTTAGACCAAAACATAAATGCTGGGTTGGGAGCTTCTGTTCCGAACATGCTTCAATGTCTGATGAAAATCAAGTTTTAGAGAGTGTGCACAACCAGATGGTCAAGATTCGAACAGATGCAGCATTCCTTGATGAAAGGTCTGAACCTGAATCCGCAAAAGACAGCAATAGTTTTATGGAGGATTCTGATACTGCCATATCTGTGAATAAAGAAGCCAAACTCGATGCGGACACTTACCTATATG AAAACTATGCAGGCCATGCGTACTCGGAAGATGGTAAAGATGGCGcagagcttgccatagaagaagaattcgaagaTTTTCTTTTGTCTAATGGAGTGGATCCCAACATGTATGTCCTTTCATCTGGAAGGCGGAATGTCAACCGAG AAGCTCAATCAAGCACAAGGCCACCAACAATTGATCAAGAATTTGAGGAGTACTTTTCCATGCTTATGCTTTAG
- the LOC130976186 gene encoding laccase-2-like has protein sequence MDFLQLPSFASMRVLVFGFWVVTLFSEFAVGITRHYTFNIEYLNVTRLCHTRPILSVNGKFPGPPLVAREGDRVLVKVVNHVSNNVTIHWHGIRQITSGWADGPAYVTQCPIQSNQSYTYNFTITGQRGTLLWHAHISWLRATIYGPIIILPKQKDPYPFEKPHKEIPIIFGEWFNVDPEAVISQALQTGGGPNVSDAYTINGLPGPFYNCSSNKDTLKLKVKAGKTYLLRIINAALNEELFFSIANHTLVVVEADASYTKPFETHTILIAPGQTTNVLLKTKPKFPNATFLMAVRPYFTGSGTFDNSTAAAILEYTHPSHKPTPQNLPLLQPTLPPINATDFVTKFTAKFKSLGNDKFPSKVPKMVDKKFFFTVGLGTSPCPKNTTCQGPTNNTKFAASVNNISFALPHSLSLIQAYYSKRSNGVFKTDFPSVPINPFNYTGTPPNNTMVTNDTKLVVLNFNTSVQVVLQGTSILGAESHPLHLHGYDFFVVGQGFGNYDENKDPEKFNLVDPVQRNTAGVPAAGWIAIRFQADNPGVWFMHCHLDIHTSWGLIMAWLVLDGPEPNQKLQPPPSDLPKC, from the exons ATGGACTTTCTCCAGCTCCCATCATTTGCATCTATGAGAGTTCTTGTCTTTGGTTTTTGGGTTGTAACTTTATTTTCTGAGTTTGCAGTTGGCATAACAAGGCACTATACATTCAAT ATTGAGTATTTGAACGTCACAAGATTGTGCCACACAAGGCCTATTCTGAGTGTGAATGGCAAATTCCCAGGACCACCATTAGTGGCAAGGGAAGGTGATAGGGTGTTGGTTAAGGTGGTTAACCATGTCTCCAACAATGTAACCATTCATTG GCATGGGATTCGGCAGATAACAAGTGGTTGGGCAGATGGACCAGCATATGTGACACAGTGTCCCATACAAAGCAATCAGTCCTACACATACAATTTTACCATTACTGGCCAAAGGGGAACCCTTCTTTGGCATGCTCACATTTCATGGCTTAGAGCCACCATTTATGGACCCATCATAATCCTCCCTAAGCAAAAAGACCCTTATCCGTTTGAGAAACCACATAAAGAAATCCCTATCATTTTCG GGGAATGGTTCAACGTTGACCCAGAAGCAGTTATAAGTCAGGCCCTTCAAACAGGAGGGGGACCCAATGTTTCAGATGCTTACACCATCAATGGTCTTCCGGGGCCTTTCTATAATTGTTCCTCTAATAAAG ATACATTAAAGCTAAAGGTGAAGGCCGGAAAAACATATCTTCTAAGGATAATCAACGCTGCACTCAACGAAGAACTCTTCTTCAGCATAGCAAATCACACACTCGTAGTTGTTGAAGCAGATGCTTCATACACAAAACCATTTGAAACACACACAATCCTAATAGCCCCAGGCCAAACCACAAACGTTCTCCTAAAGACCAAACCCAAATTCCCCAACGCCACTTTCCTCATGGCTGTTAGGCCCTATTTCACCGGCAGCGGCACCTTCGACAACTCCACTGCCGCCGCCATCCTCGAATACACCCACCCTTCTCACAAACCCACTCCTCAAAACCTCCCCCTTCTTCAACCAACACTTCCACCAATAAACGCAACAGATTTCGTTACAAAATTCACCGCGAAGTTTAAAAGCTTAGGGAATGATAAGTTCCCTTCAAAGGTACCTAAAATGGTGGACAAGAAATTCTTCTTCACTGTAGGATTAGGGACTAGTCCTTGCCCTAAGAACACAACATGCCAAGGACCAACCAACAACACGAAATTCGCAGCTTCCGTAAACAACATCTCTTTCGCGCTTCCGCATTCGTTGTCTTTAATCCAAGCCTACTATTCAAAACGATCAAACGGTGTTTTCAAGACAGATTTTCCTTCCGTTCCAATCAACCCTTTCAATTACACAGGAACTCCACCGAATAACACAATGGTTACAAATGATACGAAGTTGGTGGTTCTGAATTTCAACACTAGTGTACAGGTGGTGTTGCAGGGTACTAGTATTCTTGGTGCTGAGAGCCACCCTCTTCATCTTCATGGCTATGATTTCTTTGTTGTTGGGCAAGGTTTCGGGAACTATGATGAAAACAAAGACCCTGAGAAGTTTAATCTTGTGGATCCTGTTCAGAGGAACACTGCTGGAGTTCCAGCAGCCGGATGGATTGCAATTCGGTTTCAAGCAGATAACCCCG GCGTATGGTTCATGCACTGTCACCTAGACATTCATACAAGCTGGGGATTGATAATGGCATGGCTAGTATTAGATGGACCTGAGCCCAACCAGAAGCTCCAACCACCACCGTCTGATCTTCCAAAATGTTGA